Proteins from a genomic interval of Leifsonia shinshuensis:
- a CDS encoding META domain-containing protein, whose protein sequence is MARTIRRAPARFIGGAAVAAAALALLAGCAGTPSGAALVGTWGSTAAQQPNLTIQNDGAFSGTDGCNRLSGKGTVDGDTITFGPIASTMMACQGVDEWLAKASSGTAKGSTLVVYDINGNEIGKLDKSK, encoded by the coding sequence ATGGCGCGGACGATCCGGCGGGCACCCGCCCGCTTCATCGGCGGCGCCGCCGTCGCCGCAGCGGCCCTTGCCCTCCTCGCCGGCTGCGCCGGCACCCCGAGCGGCGCGGCGCTGGTCGGCACCTGGGGGTCGACGGCCGCCCAGCAGCCGAACCTCACCATCCAGAACGACGGCGCCTTCTCCGGCACGGACGGCTGCAACCGCCTCTCCGGCAAGGGGACGGTCGACGGCGACACCATCACCTTCGGCCCGATCGCCAGCACCATGATGGCGTGCCAGGGGGTCGACGAGTGGCTGGCGAAGGCGTCGAGCGGGACGGCCAAGGGCAGCACCCTGGTCGTCTACGACATCAACGGCAACGAGATCGGGAAACTCGACAAGTCGAAGTGA
- a CDS encoding TetR family transcriptional regulator produces the protein MGRWTPDARGRLAQAAIELYAERGFEGTTVADIAERAGVTERTFFRHYADKREVLFAGSTAMQDAVLAAIAAAPEDATPLAVAGDGMRAAAALIDSAGGDFPRRRSAVIAANPSLQERELLKLAALATASGGALRARGVPEPAASLAGQAAVGAFHVGFAQWIAGPADATLASHVEQALATLPTLA, from the coding sequence GTGGGACGCTGGACACCGGATGCGCGCGGCCGCCTGGCCCAGGCGGCGATCGAGCTGTACGCCGAGCGCGGCTTCGAGGGGACCACCGTCGCCGACATCGCCGAGCGCGCGGGCGTCACCGAGCGCACCTTCTTCCGGCACTACGCGGACAAGCGCGAGGTGCTCTTCGCCGGGTCGACCGCGATGCAGGACGCCGTCCTCGCCGCCATCGCGGCCGCGCCGGAGGACGCGACGCCGCTCGCCGTCGCAGGGGACGGGATGCGCGCCGCCGCAGCCCTGATCGACAGTGCCGGCGGGGACTTCCCGCGGCGGCGCTCGGCCGTCATCGCGGCCAACCCGAGCCTCCAGGAGCGCGAGCTGCTCAAGCTGGCCGCCCTCGCCACCGCGAGCGGCGGGGCGCTGCGCGCCCGCGGCGTCCCGGAGCCCGCCGCGAGTCTCGCGGGACAGGCGGCGGTGGGCGCGTTCCACGTCGGCTTCGCCCAGTGGATCGCGGGCCCCGCCGACGCGACGCTCGCGTCGCACGTCGAGCAGGCCCTCGCAACGCTGCCCACCCTCGCGTAG
- a CDS encoding glutamate decarboxylase, with product MARLESDIQTASGDTRLAPAYTGRLSRKSPPDTLPDDATDPASTYRLIHDELLLDGSSRLNLATFVTTWMDPEAEILMAEAFDKNMIDKDEYPATAAMERRCVSIVSHLFHAEPGEPTGAATIGSSEAVMLAGLALKWRWRAKRAGVSGGAEPGGVPNLVLGANVQVVWEKFCRYFEVEPRYLPVAKGRYVITPEQVVDAVDENTIGVVGILGTTYTGELEPIAAICDALDTLAASGGPDVPVHVDAASGGFVVPFLHPHLEWDFRLPRVVSINVSGHKYGLTYPGIGFVVWRSPEHLPEDLVFRVNYLGGDMPTFTLNFSRPGNQIVGQYYNFVRLGRSGFTAIMEALRDTALLISKGLSEDPAIEVITDGSAIPVISFALKDGTPYTVFQVSHELRARGWQVPAYTMPDDATDVAVLRIVVRDGFNADLAQDLVNDIRAVCAELGEQAEKAGAAVASPAKATESARTRTHFAH from the coding sequence ATGGCGCGGCTCGAGTCAGACATCCAGACGGCGAGCGGTGACACCCGGCTCGCCCCCGCCTACACCGGCCGGCTGTCCCGGAAGAGTCCGCCGGACACCCTGCCCGACGACGCCACCGATCCGGCCAGCACCTACCGGCTGATCCACGACGAGCTGCTCCTCGACGGGAGTTCGCGCCTCAACCTGGCCACCTTCGTCACGACGTGGATGGACCCGGAGGCCGAGATCCTGATGGCCGAGGCGTTCGACAAGAACATGATCGACAAGGACGAGTACCCGGCCACCGCGGCGATGGAGCGGCGCTGTGTGTCCATCGTCTCCCACCTGTTCCACGCCGAGCCCGGCGAACCGACCGGAGCGGCCACCATCGGGTCGAGCGAGGCCGTCATGCTGGCCGGCCTCGCGCTCAAGTGGCGCTGGCGCGCCAAGCGGGCGGGGGTCTCCGGAGGTGCGGAGCCCGGCGGGGTGCCCAACCTGGTGCTGGGCGCGAACGTCCAGGTGGTGTGGGAGAAGTTCTGCCGCTACTTCGAGGTGGAGCCCCGCTACCTCCCGGTCGCCAAGGGCCGCTACGTCATCACGCCGGAGCAGGTCGTGGACGCGGTGGACGAGAACACGATCGGCGTCGTCGGCATCCTCGGCACCACCTACACCGGCGAGCTGGAGCCGATCGCGGCGATCTGCGACGCGCTCGACACCCTGGCCGCCTCGGGCGGCCCCGATGTGCCGGTGCACGTGGACGCAGCGAGCGGCGGGTTCGTCGTGCCGTTCCTGCACCCGCACCTGGAGTGGGACTTCCGTCTGCCGCGCGTCGTGTCGATCAACGTCAGTGGGCACAAGTACGGGCTGACCTATCCCGGGATCGGGTTCGTGGTGTGGCGCTCGCCGGAGCACCTGCCGGAGGACCTCGTCTTCCGGGTGAACTACCTCGGCGGCGACATGCCCACGTTCACCCTGAACTTCTCCCGGCCCGGCAACCAGATCGTCGGCCAGTACTACAACTTCGTCCGGCTCGGCCGCTCGGGGTTCACCGCGATCATGGAGGCGCTGCGCGACACCGCCCTGCTCATCTCGAAGGGCCTCTCCGAGGATCCCGCGATCGAGGTCATCACGGACGGCTCCGCCATCCCGGTCATCTCGTTCGCGCTCAAGGACGGGACGCCGTACACCGTGTTCCAGGTGTCGCACGAGCTGCGCGCCCGCGGCTGGCAGGTGCCCGCGTACACGATGCCGGACGACGCGACCGACGTCGCCGTGCTGCGGATCGTCGTGCGCGACGGGTTCAACGCCGACCTCGCCCAGGATCTCGTGAACGACATCCGCGCGGTGTGCGCCGAGCTCGGCGAACAGGCCGAGAAGGCGGGAGCGGCGGTCGCCTCGCCGGCGAAGGCCACGGAGTCCGCGCGCACGCGGACCCACTTCGCGCACTGA
- the rimK gene encoding 30S ribosomal protein S6--L-glutamate ligase — MKLAILSRAPHAYSTQRLRAAARDRGHTVKVLNTLRFAIDLSGEEPDLQYRGRLLSDYDAVLPRIGNSITYYGTAVVRQFEQMDVYTPNTANGITNSRDKLRANQILSRHNIGMPATTFVNSRADVRMAIEQVGGAPVVIKLLEGTQGIGVILAPEAKIAESIVETLHSTKQNVLIQSFISESRGRDIRALVVGDRVVAAMRRVASGDEFRSNVHRGGTVEKVELTPEYEEAAVRSAQIMGLRVAGVDMLEGNDGPLVMEVNSSPGLEGIERATGLDVAGAIIDFISNQVAFPEIDVRQRLSVSRGYGVAELLVHGNADLIGKTIKESGLWDRDITVLTLHRGATVIPNPRSGVELQAGDRLLCFGKLEEMRSMIPDRRKRRTKVRRLPKEHLAEAATTSA, encoded by the coding sequence ATGAAGCTCGCCATCCTCTCCCGCGCTCCGCACGCGTACTCCACCCAGCGGCTGCGCGCGGCCGCGCGCGACCGCGGCCACACCGTCAAGGTGCTGAACACGCTCCGCTTCGCGATCGACCTCTCCGGCGAGGAGCCCGACCTGCAGTACCGCGGCCGGCTGCTGTCCGACTACGACGCCGTCCTGCCGCGCATCGGCAACTCGATCACCTACTACGGCACCGCCGTCGTCCGCCAGTTCGAGCAGATGGACGTCTACACGCCGAACACCGCCAACGGGATCACCAACTCGCGCGACAAGCTGCGCGCCAACCAGATCCTGTCGCGGCACAACATCGGGATGCCGGCGACCACGTTCGTGAACAGCCGCGCCGATGTGCGCATGGCGATCGAGCAGGTCGGCGGCGCGCCGGTCGTCATCAAGCTGCTGGAGGGCACCCAGGGCATCGGCGTCATCCTCGCGCCGGAGGCGAAGATCGCCGAGTCGATCGTGGAGACGCTGCACTCCACCAAGCAGAACGTCCTCATCCAGAGCTTCATCTCGGAGAGCCGCGGGCGCGACATCCGCGCGCTCGTCGTCGGCGACCGCGTGGTGGCGGCGATGCGGCGTGTGGCGAGCGGGGACGAGTTCCGCTCCAACGTGCACCGCGGCGGCACGGTCGAGAAGGTCGAGCTGACGCCGGAGTACGAGGAGGCTGCGGTGCGCTCGGCCCAGATCATGGGCCTCCGCGTGGCGGGCGTCGACATGCTCGAAGGCAACGACGGCCCGCTGGTGATGGAGGTCAACTCCTCCCCCGGCCTGGAGGGCATCGAGCGCGCCACCGGCCTCGACGTTGCCGGCGCGATCATCGACTTCATCTCCAACCAGGTCGCGTTCCCCGAGATCGACGTGCGCCAACGGCTGAGCGTCTCCCGCGGGTACGGCGTGGCCGAGCTGCTCGTGCACGGCAACGCCGACCTGATCGGCAAGACGATCAAGGAGTCCGGGCTGTGGGACCGCGACATCACGGTCCTCACGCTGCACCGCGGCGCGACGGTCATCCCGAACCCGCGCAGCGGCGTCGAGCTGCAGGCGGGCGACCGGCTGCTCTGCTTCGGCAAGCTGGAGGAGATGCGGTCGATGATCCCGGACCGCCGGAAGCGCCGCACGAAGGTGCGCCGGCTACCGAAGGAGCACCTGGCGGAGGCTGCGACCACCTCGGCGTAG
- a CDS encoding MFS transporter: protein MTRTAVSFSRGLALLVAATFFMENLDGTIIQTAAPTMAREFGVAPADVSVAMVAYLLAVAAGIPATGWLSRRIGIRPVLLTAIVVFTVASLLCAFAPTLTLLTVARVLQGIGGALMVPVGRLAVLRDIDPVDLLDAIAYLTWPALIAPVIAPALGGILSDTVGWRWIFLINLPFGVAAVIAGLVLVPHTERQRDLPFDGRGYAAIALALVLLTAGAEGLSAEDARLQLAGGAAILVAIAVGWVAIAGSRGREHALFDWSVLRLHSFRAGNISGGVYRMIITGAPFLFTLLFQLAYGWSATVAGLTVIAIFVGNLAIKPFTTPLIRRFGFRTVLIWSNLLGMLVLAAFVGIGPAAPLPVLLLLLVASGVFRSIGFSAYNTLQFADVDAADTNNANTLASALQQVATALGLAVVAVFVRASTGVSEGVTGSPLPGYHWAFALAAALLLIPLAGAFQLPHDAGARATARR, encoded by the coding sequence ATGACGCGGACGGCCGTGTCGTTCAGCCGCGGCCTCGCACTCCTCGTGGCCGCCACGTTCTTCATGGAGAACCTGGACGGCACGATCATCCAGACCGCCGCCCCCACGATGGCGCGCGAGTTCGGCGTCGCGCCGGCCGACGTGAGCGTCGCGATGGTCGCCTACCTGCTGGCGGTGGCCGCCGGCATCCCGGCGACCGGCTGGCTGTCCCGCCGGATCGGCATCCGCCCGGTGCTGCTGACCGCGATCGTCGTCTTCACCGTCGCGTCGCTGCTGTGCGCGTTCGCGCCGACGCTCACGCTGCTGACCGTCGCCCGCGTGCTGCAGGGCATCGGCGGCGCGCTCATGGTGCCGGTGGGGAGGCTGGCGGTGCTCCGCGACATCGACCCGGTCGACCTGCTCGACGCGATCGCCTACCTCACCTGGCCCGCGCTCATCGCCCCGGTGATCGCGCCCGCCCTCGGCGGCATCCTGTCGGACACGGTCGGCTGGCGCTGGATCTTCCTCATCAACCTCCCCTTCGGCGTCGCCGCGGTCATCGCCGGGCTGGTGCTGGTGCCGCACACCGAACGGCAGCGCGACCTCCCGTTCGACGGCCGTGGCTACGCGGCGATCGCGCTCGCCCTGGTGCTGCTCACCGCCGGAGCGGAGGGGCTGAGCGCCGAGGACGCGCGGCTCCAGCTCGCGGGCGGCGCCGCCATCCTCGTCGCGATCGCCGTCGGCTGGGTCGCCATCGCGGGGTCGCGCGGCCGGGAGCACGCGCTCTTCGACTGGAGCGTGCTGCGGCTGCACTCGTTCCGGGCGGGGAACATCAGCGGCGGCGTCTACCGGATGATCATCACGGGAGCGCCCTTCCTGTTCACGCTGCTGTTCCAGCTCGCCTACGGCTGGAGCGCGACCGTCGCCGGCCTCACCGTCATCGCGATCTTCGTCGGCAACCTCGCGATCAAGCCGTTCACGACCCCGCTCATCCGCCGGTTCGGCTTCCGCACGGTGCTTATCTGGTCCAACCTGCTCGGCATGCTGGTGCTGGCGGCATTCGTCGGGATCGGGCCCGCGGCGCCGCTGCCCGTGCTGCTCCTGCTGCTGGTGGCGAGCGGCGTGTTCCGGTCCATCGGATTCAGCGCGTACAACACGCTCCAGTTCGCGGACGTGGACGCGGCGGACACCAACAACGCGAACACGCTCGCGTCCGCGCTGCAACAGGTCGCGACCGCGCTGGGACTCGCGGTGGTCGCGGTGTTCGTGCGGGCCTCCACCGGGGTGTCCGAGGGCGTGACCGGGTCGCCGCTGCCCGGCTACCACTGGGCGTTCGCGCTCGCCGCGGCGCTGCTGCTCATCCCGCTGGCGGGCGCGTTCCAGCTGCCGCACGACGCCGGGGCGCGGGCGACCGCCCGGCGCTGA
- a CDS encoding SDR family oxidoreductase, with translation MRVFVTGASGWIGSAVVPELLSAGHEVTGLARSEASAERIRSAGATPVPGSLDDLESIRSGAAAADAVIHLGFKHDFSDYAGAGRTERAVVATIGDELAGSDRPFLFASGIVARPGVLLTEDVPSPYVGPDAPRGGGEAFAFEYADRGVRPVALRFSPTVHGRGDHGFSAELVRVAREKGVAGYVGDGSNRWPAVHRLDAGRLVRLALEQATPAARVHAVGEEGIPTRDIATAIGEGLGLPVESIAPEDVDAHFGWIGRFFGMDIPASSAITRERYGWTPTGPTLLEDFASGAYFEAVAAR, from the coding sequence ATGCGCGTCTTCGTCACCGGAGCATCCGGCTGGATCGGCTCCGCCGTCGTCCCCGAACTCCTCTCCGCCGGCCACGAGGTGACCGGCCTCGCCCGCTCCGAGGCCTCGGCCGAGCGCATCCGCTCCGCCGGCGCCACCCCCGTTCCCGGCTCGCTCGACGACCTGGAGAGCATCCGCTCCGGCGCCGCGGCGGCCGACGCGGTCATCCACCTCGGCTTCAAGCACGACTTCTCCGACTACGCCGGCGCCGGCCGCACCGAGCGCGCCGTCGTGGCCACCATCGGCGACGAGCTCGCCGGGTCCGACCGGCCCTTCCTGTTCGCGTCCGGCATCGTCGCGCGCCCCGGCGTGCTGCTCACCGAGGACGTCCCGTCGCCCTACGTCGGGCCGGACGCGCCGCGCGGCGGCGGCGAGGCGTTCGCGTTCGAGTACGCCGACCGCGGCGTGCGGCCGGTCGCGCTGCGGTTCTCGCCGACCGTCCACGGCCGCGGCGACCACGGCTTCAGCGCCGAGCTGGTCCGCGTCGCCCGCGAGAAGGGCGTCGCCGGCTACGTCGGAGACGGCTCCAACCGCTGGCCCGCCGTCCACCGGCTCGACGCCGGGCGCCTGGTCCGGCTCGCCCTGGAGCAGGCCACCCCGGCCGCGCGCGTGCACGCGGTCGGCGAGGAGGGCATCCCGACCCGGGACATCGCGACGGCGATCGGCGAGGGTCTCGGCCTCCCGGTCGAGTCCATCGCGCCCGAGGACGTGGACGCGCACTTCGGCTGGATCGGCCGGTTCTTCGGAATGGACATCCCGGCCTCCAGCGCGATCACCCGCGAGCGCTACGGCTGGACGCCCACCGGGCCGACCCTGCTGGAGGACTTCGCGTCCGGCGCCTACTTCGAGGCGGTCGCCGCGCGCTGA
- a CDS encoding low temperature requirement protein A: MSGVTGGRIARVASRVSTIELLFDLVFVFTIGQLTAVIVQSPGVESVLRAAAILAVVWWMYDAFAWLTNQAVPDTVPVRLLLIAAMAAFLVLSLAIPDVFTGSGVLFGVAYLAVVVIHSGLFIARGGRGSVRVMLRVGPLNAVAALLLIASGFATGWLEWVLFLAPLVLFLVSGLLARASPFALGASHFVERHGLLMIIAFGESIVSVGAGLTASGLRPQVVLGAVATVAMVAALWWCYFSGDDERAERSFGRAAGRRGTTLALTAYYLAHFVMLFGLVGVAAGLHLSLEDAFAPVTPAAAWLLSGGVAVYLVGDAEYRRELRLGPWVYRLIGAAGSLVAGLLAAWMLPLRAGGLPGIALIGALLAIVVLVLVAERSPR, from the coding sequence GTGAGCGGGGTGACCGGAGGCCGGATCGCGCGGGTGGCGTCGCGCGTGTCCACGATCGAGCTGCTGTTCGACCTGGTGTTCGTCTTCACGATCGGCCAGCTGACCGCAGTGATCGTGCAGTCGCCCGGCGTCGAATCGGTGCTGCGCGCCGCGGCCATCCTCGCCGTCGTCTGGTGGATGTACGACGCGTTCGCGTGGCTCACCAACCAGGCCGTGCCGGACACGGTCCCGGTGCGGCTGCTGCTCATCGCGGCGATGGCGGCGTTCCTGGTGCTGTCGCTGGCGATCCCGGATGTGTTCACCGGCTCCGGCGTGCTGTTCGGGGTCGCGTACCTGGCGGTGGTCGTCATCCACTCCGGGCTGTTCATCGCCCGGGGAGGCCGCGGCTCGGTGCGGGTCATGCTGCGGGTCGGGCCGCTGAACGCCGTGGCCGCGCTCCTGCTGATCGCCTCCGGGTTCGCGACGGGCTGGCTGGAGTGGGTGCTGTTCCTGGCGCCGCTGGTCCTGTTCCTGGTGTCCGGGCTGCTGGCCCGTGCGTCGCCGTTCGCACTCGGCGCCTCCCATTTCGTGGAGCGGCACGGCCTGCTGATGATCATCGCGTTCGGCGAGTCGATCGTGTCGGTCGGCGCCGGGCTGACCGCGTCCGGCCTGCGTCCGCAGGTCGTGCTCGGCGCGGTGGCGACGGTCGCGATGGTCGCGGCACTGTGGTGGTGCTACTTCTCCGGGGACGACGAGCGGGCGGAGCGGTCGTTCGGCCGGGCGGCCGGCCGTCGTGGCACGACGCTCGCCCTCACCGCCTACTACCTCGCGCACTTCGTCATGCTGTTCGGCCTCGTCGGCGTGGCCGCCGGGCTGCACCTCTCGCTGGAGGACGCCTTCGCGCCGGTCACGCCTGCGGCGGCCTGGCTGCTCTCCGGCGGCGTCGCGGTGTACCTGGTCGGGGACGCCGAGTACCGCCGCGAGCTGCGGCTGGGCCCGTGGGTCTACCGGCTCATCGGAGCCGCGGGCAGTCTCGTGGCGGGCCTCCTCGCGGCGTGGATGCTGCCGCTGCGGGCGGGCGGGCTGCCCGGCATCGCGCTCATCGGCGCGCTGCTGGCGATCGTCGTACTCGTGCTGGTGGCGGAGCGCAGCCCGCGGTGA
- a CDS encoding ATP-dependent zinc protease family protein, which produces MAGDLHSNTLVVGWREWASLPSIGIPWIKVKIDTGARSSALHAFDLEELPGDRVRFMVHPWQDADTDASVVEVPIHDRRVVRSSSGHTEERIVVLQEIVLGGRTVLAETTLSNRDQMGFRMLVGREALRQGFVVDPGRSFLAGRAPREVRRRNRGRTAEPGAARQSATEDPTA; this is translated from the coding sequence ATGGCCGGTGACCTCCATTCAAACACCCTGGTCGTGGGGTGGCGTGAATGGGCGAGCCTGCCCAGCATCGGCATTCCGTGGATCAAAGTCAAGATCGACACCGGGGCGCGCAGTTCGGCGCTGCACGCGTTCGACCTGGAGGAGCTCCCGGGCGACCGCGTCCGGTTCATGGTGCACCCGTGGCAGGACGCGGACACCGACGCGTCGGTGGTCGAGGTCCCCATCCACGACCGCCGCGTGGTGCGCAGCTCGTCGGGCCACACCGAGGAGCGGATCGTGGTGCTGCAGGAGATCGTCCTGGGCGGCCGGACGGTCCTCGCCGAGACCACGCTGAGCAACCGCGACCAGATGGGCTTCCGGATGCTGGTGGGCCGGGAGGCCCTCCGCCAGGGCTTCGTCGTCGACCCGGGCCGCTCGTTCCTCGCGGGGCGTGCGCCGCGGGAGGTCCGGCGGCGGAACCGGGGGAGGACGGCGGAGCCGGGGGCAGCGCGGCAGTCTGCGACCGAGGACCCTACCGCATGA
- a CDS encoding alpha/beta hydrolase: MAEHPRPHPLRGVLRLGRRIGVVLADYEYVLRHQLRAAFDRGAPEALVDEGGEGGPVVLLPGIYETWRFLHPLARRLHAAGHPVHVVAGLGDNRMPLGEAVDRVERHLRENHLSGVTIVAHSKGGLVARLLLARPDASARIRRVVAIATPFSGSVLAAWVPFPAVRALRRGHPDLVRLAADGVDVGRIVSVWGWYDPHIPGGCALPGAVNVEVPVGGHFRILGSPTVLALVDDLTRG; this comes from the coding sequence GTGGCAGAGCACCCGCGTCCGCATCCCCTCCGCGGCGTCCTGCGCCTCGGCCGCCGGATCGGCGTCGTCCTCGCCGACTACGAGTACGTGCTGCGCCACCAGCTGCGGGCGGCGTTCGACCGGGGCGCGCCGGAGGCGCTCGTCGACGAGGGCGGCGAGGGCGGCCCGGTCGTCCTGCTGCCCGGCATCTACGAGACCTGGCGGTTCCTGCACCCGCTCGCGCGGCGCCTGCACGCGGCCGGGCACCCCGTGCACGTCGTCGCCGGGCTCGGCGACAACCGGATGCCGCTGGGCGAGGCCGTCGACCGTGTCGAGCGGCACCTGCGCGAGAACCACCTCAGCGGCGTGACGATCGTCGCGCACAGCAAGGGCGGCCTGGTCGCGCGGCTCCTGCTCGCCAGGCCGGATGCCTCGGCCCGGATCCGCCGCGTGGTCGCGATCGCCACCCCGTTCTCCGGCTCCGTGCTGGCGGCCTGGGTCCCGTTCCCCGCGGTGCGCGCGCTGCGGCGCGGCCACCCCGACCTGGTGCGGCTGGCGGCCGACGGCGTGGACGTCGGGCGGATCGTGTCAGTCTGGGGCTGGTACGACCCGCACATCCCGGGAGGCTGCGCCCTGCCGGGCGCCGTCAACGTGGAGGTGCCGGTCGGCGGCCACTTCCGCATCCTCGGCAGTCCGACGGTGCTGGCGCTCGTCGACGACCTCACCCGAGGGTGA
- a CDS encoding aldo/keto reductase, giving the protein MPTPFVADPGRYDSMPYRRAGRSGLQLPPLSLGLWQNFGTARSFDTQREIVLRAFDLGVTHFDLANNYGPPPGAAEESFGRILATDLRAYRDEIVVSTKAGYLMWPGPYGDFGSRKYLLSSLDQSLRRLGLEYVDVFYHHRPDPQTPLEETMGALTTAVAQGKALYPGVSNYDPAQTTAAAALLADAGTPLLLHQPRYSMFDRHVEDGVLDAVDAAGAAAIVFSPLAQGMLTDRYLNGVPAGSRAVTSVFLHESDLTEDVLRTVRALNDIAAERGQSLAQLALQWVLRSPVVVSAIIGASSVAQLEQNLGALDAPALTADELAAIDSVLE; this is encoded by the coding sequence ATGCCCACGCCTTTCGTCGCCGATCCCGGCCGCTACGACTCGATGCCCTACCGCCGCGCCGGACGCAGCGGCCTCCAGCTTCCGCCGCTCTCGCTCGGGCTCTGGCAGAACTTCGGCACCGCGCGCTCGTTCGACACGCAGCGGGAGATCGTGCTGCGGGCGTTCGATCTCGGCGTGACGCACTTCGACCTCGCCAACAACTACGGACCGCCTCCGGGAGCGGCGGAGGAGTCCTTCGGGCGCATCCTCGCCACCGACCTGCGCGCCTACCGGGACGAGATCGTCGTCTCGACCAAGGCCGGCTACCTGATGTGGCCGGGCCCGTACGGCGACTTCGGCTCGCGCAAGTACCTGCTGTCGTCGCTCGACCAGAGCCTGCGACGGCTGGGGCTGGAGTACGTGGACGTCTTCTACCACCACCGTCCGGACCCGCAGACGCCGCTGGAGGAGACGATGGGCGCGCTGACGACGGCGGTCGCCCAGGGCAAGGCGCTCTACCCGGGGGTCTCGAACTACGACCCCGCGCAGACGACGGCCGCGGCGGCGCTGCTCGCCGATGCCGGGACGCCGCTGCTGCTGCACCAGCCGCGCTACTCGATGTTCGACCGGCACGTGGAGGACGGCGTCCTGGACGCGGTGGACGCTGCGGGGGCGGCCGCGATCGTGTTCTCTCCGCTGGCCCAGGGGATGCTGACCGACCGCTACCTGAACGGAGTGCCGGCGGGCTCGCGCGCGGTGACCAGCGTCTTCCTGCACGAGTCCGACCTGACCGAGGATGTGCTGAGGACGGTGCGTGCGCTGAACGATATCGCCGCCGAGCGCGGCCAGAGCCTCGCGCAGCTCGCGCTGCAGTGGGTGCTGCGGAGCCCCGTGGTGGTGTCCGCGATCATCGGCGCGAGCAGTGTCGCCCAGCTGGAGCAGAACCTGGGCGCGCTGGACGCGCCCGCGCTGACCGCCGACGAGCTCGCCGCGATCGACAGCGTGCTGGAGTAG